The following coding sequences lie in one uncultured Mailhella sp. genomic window:
- a CDS encoding sigma 54-interacting transcriptional regulator, with product MRQQKTDWENSTETGAFLRELFGRHWRPEMLVKLAGLEPSAAGRGCFAPAGGEAAEWQALDILLAGHEEAAARLRSLAGTSPFERFLRSLAEGDELGALETFLEQGERRIRALSTDDMRAMLMFALERLRNLSPSSLLQIKRFLGLCRELNLFIVCSGIFIPGLPQFFFQARETALGTGDMGETALMDLLIGSLNVCNIPEHNSAYFHEIMARGRAELDTVKDPVLVETAVPYLGIFAFLEGDYEQAMNFFSRASRKMRIQRRRYFEMFYARHWGFAAANRGDFDLAVRLLLTRLRQAEVSSDSSLSRNMRSQLAFVYLRMGRSEKALEQLDMALTGITRKTDIASAVTTLRHLACYHMFSGHVEAAFKVLLPALRKAEAQGYQRPVYLNGVFLELLACMHEKGLPPLPCYSFEEELARCLSGPNRLLRGVAFRVQGRLLERAGKKAEAVEAYRRSIALLDAIHNTLGADQTRLFLASLLLDENEKEAALLVNEAWRSYRYQKAFFWSDRLLRLVPSYLNAGEESVVSAHALVEAFRDNFAPRRSGLSFEEFSRMLLTESGRLLGASEGWLYHRSQPSAPLLLVEKNGSALEGFLGAATVEEMAELVAEGEPVILDSVTDGEKRGMFVGLPLDCRPYGLYVLCLAGTFPEKLRAVLDETLLRDIARVLTWPCMLTLETERRTQSVSATGESSQEMIWVSSTMRNFLADVDNAAGTDAAVLLNGESGVGKEMLARRIHERSGRSGRLVTINMASLQDELFESEFFGHEKGAFTGAMNSKLGLVELAENGTLFLDELTEASPRVQAKLLRVLQERSFLRVGGTRPIRINFRLVAATNRNIGEAVRTGAFRADLYYRVAVICLHIPPLRERRQDILPLARYYLHHFAHRHGRDVVQDFSEVNCRLLEQWPWPGNIRELRNVVEQSVILSGGRTLAFQEGFYEAPVRSATLGGRNEIPAAEREELVCSVEEAEKRCILAALRRTGWRIDGRYGALAVLKISRSALYAKMRKYGLSRENDAREEVSDRR from the coding sequence ATGCGGCAGCAGAAGACGGACTGGGAAAACAGCACGGAAACGGGAGCGTTTCTGCGGGAACTTTTCGGAAGGCACTGGCGTCCTGAAATGCTGGTGAAGCTGGCCGGACTCGAACCTTCGGCCGCGGGTCGGGGCTGCTTTGCTCCGGCCGGAGGAGAGGCGGCAGAGTGGCAGGCGCTGGACATTCTGCTGGCCGGGCACGAAGAGGCGGCCGCGCGTCTGCGCTCTCTTGCCGGAACCTCTCCCTTCGAGCGCTTTTTGCGCAGCCTTGCCGAAGGCGACGAGCTGGGCGCTCTGGAAACGTTTCTGGAGCAGGGCGAGCGGCGCATCCGTGCGCTTTCCACGGACGACATGCGCGCCATGCTCATGTTTGCGCTGGAGAGGCTGCGGAATCTTTCTCCTTCCTCGCTTTTGCAGATAAAGCGCTTTCTCGGGCTGTGCCGGGAGCTCAATCTGTTCATCGTGTGTTCGGGCATCTTCATTCCCGGGCTTCCGCAGTTCTTCTTTCAGGCGCGGGAAACGGCGCTCGGCACCGGAGACATGGGAGAGACGGCCCTGATGGATCTGCTCATAGGCTCGCTCAACGTGTGCAACATTCCCGAGCACAACAGCGCGTATTTTCATGAAATCATGGCCCGGGGCAGGGCGGAGCTCGATACGGTGAAGGATCCTGTTCTCGTGGAGACGGCCGTGCCCTATCTCGGCATTTTCGCGTTTCTGGAAGGCGACTACGAACAGGCCATGAACTTTTTCTCCCGCGCCAGCCGGAAAATGCGCATCCAGCGCCGCCGCTACTTTGAAATGTTCTATGCCCGGCACTGGGGATTTGCGGCGGCCAACCGCGGGGATTTCGATCTGGCGGTGAGGCTTCTGCTCACGAGACTCCGGCAGGCCGAAGTGAGCAGCGACTCCTCGCTTTCGCGCAACATGCGCAGTCAGCTTGCCTTCGTGTATCTGCGCATGGGCAGGAGCGAAAAGGCGCTGGAACAGCTGGACATGGCCCTCACCGGCATAACGAGGAAGACGGACATTGCCAGCGCCGTGACCACGCTGCGTCATCTGGCCTGCTATCACATGTTTTCCGGGCACGTTGAGGCGGCCTTCAAGGTGCTGCTGCCCGCCCTGCGCAAGGCCGAGGCGCAGGGGTATCAGCGGCCGGTGTATCTCAACGGCGTGTTTCTCGAACTGCTGGCCTGCATGCACGAAAAGGGACTGCCGCCTCTGCCGTGCTATTCCTTTGAAGAGGAACTGGCCCGATGTCTTTCGGGTCCGAACCGTCTGCTGCGCGGGGTGGCTTTCCGCGTGCAGGGGCGGCTGCTGGAGCGGGCGGGGAAAAAGGCCGAGGCCGTGGAGGCCTACCGCAGGAGCATTGCCCTGCTGGACGCCATTCACAACACGCTCGGGGCAGATCAGACGCGTCTTTTCCTGGCCTCGCTGCTGCTGGATGAAAACGAGAAGGAGGCGGCTCTGCTCGTCAACGAAGCCTGGCGATCCTACCGGTATCAGAAGGCGTTCTTCTGGTCCGACAGGCTGCTTCGGCTGGTGCCGTCGTATCTGAACGCGGGAGAAGAGAGCGTGGTTTCCGCCCACGCGCTGGTGGAAGCGTTTCGCGACAATTTTGCGCCCCGGCGTTCCGGACTGTCGTTTGAGGAGTTTTCCCGCATGCTGCTGACGGAGTCGGGGAGGCTGCTCGGCGCGTCGGAGGGCTGGCTGTATCATCGTTCTCAGCCTTCCGCGCCGCTGCTTCTTGTGGAAAAAAACGGCTCTGCGCTTGAGGGGTTTCTGGGGGCCGCCACGGTGGAGGAAATGGCGGAACTCGTGGCGGAAGGGGAACCGGTCATTCTGGACAGCGTGACGGACGGCGAGAAGCGGGGCATGTTTGTCGGGCTGCCGCTGGACTGCCGGCCCTATGGATTATACGTGCTCTGCCTTGCGGGCACGTTTCCCGAAAAGCTGAGGGCGGTGCTGGACGAAACGCTTCTGCGCGACATAGCCCGGGTGCTTACCTGGCCGTGCATGCTCACGCTGGAAACGGAACGACGCACGCAGAGCGTTTCCGCCACGGGCGAGAGCTCTCAGGAAATGATATGGGTTTCCTCGACGATGCGGAATTTTCTGGCGGACGTGGACAACGCGGCGGGCACGGATGCGGCGGTTCTGCTCAACGGCGAGTCCGGCGTGGGCAAGGAAATGCTGGCCCGGCGCATTCATGAGCGGAGCGGCAGAAGCGGCCGTCTTGTGACCATCAACATGGCGAGCCTGCAGGACGAGCTTTTTGAAAGCGAGTTCTTCGGCCATGAAAAGGGCGCCTTCACCGGAGCCATGAACAGCAAGCTTGGACTGGTGGAACTTGCCGAGAACGGCACGCTTTTTCTGGACGAGCTGACGGAGGCGAGTCCCAGGGTGCAGGCCAAGCTGCTGCGGGTGCTGCAGGAGCGGAGTTTTCTGCGGGTGGGCGGCACAAGACCCATACGCATCAATTTCCGTCTGGTGGCGGCCACCAACCGCAATATCGGCGAGGCCGTGCGCACGGGCGCGTTCCGTGCCGATCTCTATTACCGGGTGGCGGTCATTTGTCTCCATATTCCGCCGCTGCGGGAGCGGCGTCAGGACATTCTTCCTCTGGCCCGCTACTATCTGCATCATTTTGCCCACAGGCACGGTCGCGACGTGGTGCAGGATTTTTCCGAAGTCAACTGCCGTCTGCTAGAGCAGTGGCCGTGGCCGGGCAACATCCGCGAGCTGCGCAACGTGGTCGAGCAGTCCGTCATTCTCAGCGGCGGACGCACGCTCGCCTTTCAGGAGGGGTTCTATGAAGCGCCCGTCAGAAGCGCTACCTTGGGCGGGCGCAACGAAATTCCGGCGGCGGAGCGGGAAGAGCTAGTCTGTTCCGTGGAGGAGGCTGAAAAGCGATGCATTCTCGCCGCGCTTCGCCGGACGGGCTGGCGTATCGACGGCAGGTACGGAGCACTGGCCGTGCTGAAGATAAGTCGTTCCGCACTGTACGCGAAAATGCGCAAATACGGTCTTTCCCGGGAGAACGACGCGCGGGAGGAAGTTTCCGACAGGCGCTGA
- a CDS encoding FAD-dependent oxidoreductase, translating to MIQSIDPAACTGCGTCTKTCPLDVFRLDTQQEELSPCMAACPSGVDIRRNNYLIQQGRLDEAAENFLNANPFPAITGRVCFHPCESRCSRAKVDQAVNINAIEQVLGDRGMTLPQKEKVQRHITKVAVVGSGPAGLSCAWFLANMGYPVTVFEARPFPGGMLRYGIPAYRLPDAVVTGQIERLERLGVTFCCNTLVGDNADVSLADLKKRGFKAVMLAPGASAAKKVDIEGADAEGVHWGLDFLRACRDDEKPEISGDVVVIGGGDVAVDAAISAKRLGAARVYMACLESRDAMPAYPHNQKDAENEGVEFHCGFGPARILTEDGHVSGIELHACTRLKDEEGRFAPLFDVDSTLHLAASHVIFAIGQTPELSGFAGEVTVERNRIVVNDVTFATSAWGIFAAGDAASGPASVVAAIAGGRECACSIDRMLKGADLTGERGRKRPCVPEDKLPGEGIRHEVRHERAVLPADPEHPFAEHTKPLDMEACFAEALRCMTCGSKSRITYTDDCMTCFNCELHCPSGAIFVHPFKERFARTLDQIEVAKS from the coding sequence ATGATTCAGAGTATCGACCCCGCAGCCTGTACCGGATGCGGCACATGCACCAAAACATGCCCGCTCGACGTTTTCCGTCTTGACACGCAGCAGGAAGAGCTGTCCCCCTGCATGGCGGCCTGTCCCTCCGGCGTGGACATACGCAGGAACAACTATCTCATCCAGCAGGGCAGGCTCGACGAGGCGGCGGAAAACTTCCTGAACGCCAACCCGTTCCCGGCCATCACCGGACGCGTCTGCTTCCATCCCTGCGAATCCAGGTGCTCCCGCGCCAAGGTGGATCAGGCCGTGAACATCAACGCCATCGAGCAGGTGCTCGGCGACCGAGGCATGACGCTTCCGCAGAAAGAAAAGGTGCAGCGTCACATCACCAAGGTGGCCGTGGTAGGCTCCGGCCCCGCCGGACTGTCCTGTGCGTGGTTCCTGGCCAACATGGGCTATCCCGTCACGGTATTTGAAGCCCGTCCCTTCCCCGGCGGCATGCTGCGCTACGGCATTCCCGCCTACCGCCTGCCCGACGCCGTGGTCACGGGGCAGATTGAACGTCTGGAACGCCTGGGCGTGACGTTCTGCTGCAACACCCTCGTGGGCGACAATGCCGACGTCAGCCTCGCCGATCTGAAAAAGCGCGGCTTCAAGGCCGTCATGCTCGCTCCCGGCGCAAGCGCCGCCAAGAAGGTGGACATCGAGGGCGCAGACGCCGAAGGCGTTCACTGGGGACTCGATTTTCTGCGCGCCTGCCGCGACGATGAAAAACCGGAAATTTCCGGCGACGTGGTGGTCATCGGCGGCGGCGACGTGGCCGTGGACGCGGCCATCAGCGCAAAACGCCTCGGCGCGGCCCGCGTGTACATGGCCTGCCTTGAAAGCCGCGACGCCATGCCCGCGTACCCCCACAATCAGAAGGACGCCGAAAACGAAGGCGTGGAATTCCACTGCGGTTTCGGCCCGGCGCGCATTCTTACCGAAGACGGCCACGTTTCCGGCATAGAGCTGCACGCCTGCACCCGCCTCAAGGACGAGGAAGGACGCTTCGCCCCGCTCTTCGACGTCGACTCAACGCTGCATCTTGCCGCCTCCCACGTCATTTTCGCCATCGGCCAGACTCCGGAACTGAGCGGCTTTGCGGGCGAGGTAACGGTGGAGCGCAACCGCATCGTCGTGAACGACGTCACCTTCGCCACGTCGGCATGGGGCATTTTCGCCGCGGGCGACGCGGCTTCCGGCCCGGCCTCCGTGGTGGCCGCCATTGCGGGCGGCCGTGAATGCGCCTGCTCCATCGACCGCATGCTGAAAGGCGCGGACCTCACCGGCGAACGCGGCAGAAAGCGCCCCTGCGTGCCCGAAGACAAACTGCCCGGCGAAGGCATCCGCCACGAAGTGCGGCACGAACGCGCCGTGCTTCCCGCGGATCCGGAACATCCCTTTGCGGAACACACGAAGCCTCTGGACATGGAAGCCTGCTTTGCCGAAGCGCTGCGCTGCATGACCTGCGGCAGCAAGTCCCGCATCACCTACACCGACGACTGCATGACCTGCTTCAACTGCGAGCTCCACTGCCCCTCCGGCGCCATTTTCGTTCATCCCTTCAAAGAACGCTTTGCCCGAACCCTTGACCAGATTGAAGTCGCCAAGAGCTGA
- a CDS encoding FAD-binding protein, whose product MKETRGYEYTTDLLVIGCGFSGMWAAMRAKDFLDDVLVVDKGPRDWGGLGGLSGGDMIVKQPDMNLDDLLDDLVYYYDGLADQRILGQILTQSYERFMDFENWGHKFVRNDKGELCFIPQRALDHMRYYYYHPYGMGGIEKARLLKQECEKRGVRRLGRTVITDVVTDGDRVTGAVGFHAQSGVPVFIKARAVLLATNTGGWKPSYHQNTPASEGVSIAWNAGCAMRNFEFWKVWNVPVDFAWEGQTGLLPKGARFLNNKGEDFMRKYSPKFGAKADPHYNTRGMVCEVRAGNGPIVFDCSQMKPEDVETMRPRAGWMGLNDKKLRAMGIDFFAQKLQWMPQVRHTYGGIVADLDGSTAVKGLYAAGLARNPDPGVYMGGWATCITATTGYCAGEAAAHFVQGHDAVAFDRAYAEDKVNGLLKYLGRDGIAPKDVIADMREVMSAPDIALMKTGQGLTHGLDRVAEVREEFAPRMGARDAHELAKLFEAQSTILLTDLSLTAALTRKESRAGHFREDFPERDNAHWLKWIEQKMVDGRRELHTVPVPVNEYPIKPYRYYMDNFTWPEHRHAG is encoded by the coding sequence ATGAAAGAAACCAGAGGATACGAATACACGACCGACCTTCTCGTCATCGGCTGCGGCTTCAGCGGCATGTGGGCCGCCATGCGGGCCAAGGACTTTCTTGACGACGTGCTCGTGGTGGACAAGGGCCCCCGCGACTGGGGCGGACTCGGCGGACTTTCCGGCGGCGACATGATCGTCAAGCAGCCCGACATGAATCTCGACGACCTGCTCGACGACCTCGTGTACTACTACGACGGTCTGGCCGATCAGCGCATTCTCGGCCAGATTCTCACCCAGTCCTACGAGCGCTTCATGGACTTTGAAAACTGGGGCCACAAGTTCGTGCGCAACGACAAGGGCGAACTGTGCTTCATTCCCCAGCGCGCGCTCGATCACATGCGCTACTACTATTACCATCCCTACGGCATGGGCGGCATTGAAAAGGCCCGTCTGCTCAAGCAGGAATGCGAAAAGCGCGGCGTGCGCCGCCTCGGCCGCACCGTGATCACCGACGTCGTCACCGACGGCGACCGCGTCACCGGCGCGGTGGGCTTTCATGCGCAGAGCGGCGTTCCGGTCTTCATCAAGGCGCGCGCCGTGCTGCTCGCCACCAACACCGGCGGCTGGAAGCCTTCCTACCATCAGAACACGCCGGCGAGCGAAGGCGTGAGCATCGCCTGGAACGCAGGCTGCGCCATGCGCAACTTTGAATTCTGGAAGGTGTGGAACGTGCCCGTGGATTTCGCCTGGGAAGGTCAGACCGGCCTGCTGCCCAAGGGCGCGCGCTTTCTCAACAACAAGGGCGAAGACTTCATGCGCAAGTATTCGCCGAAGTTCGGCGCCAAGGCCGATCCGCACTACAACACCCGCGGCATGGTGTGCGAAGTGCGCGCGGGCAACGGTCCCATCGTGTTCGACTGCAGCCAGATGAAGCCCGAAGACGTGGAAACCATGCGTCCGCGCGCCGGATGGATGGGTCTCAACGACAAGAAGCTGCGCGCCATGGGCATAGACTTCTTTGCCCAGAAGCTCCAGTGGATGCCGCAGGTGCGTCACACCTACGGCGGCATTGTGGCCGACCTCGACGGCTCCACGGCCGTGAAGGGCCTCTACGCCGCAGGCCTTGCGCGCAACCCCGATCCCGGCGTGTACATGGGCGGCTGGGCCACCTGCATCACCGCCACCACCGGCTACTGCGCGGGCGAAGCCGCCGCGCACTTCGTGCAGGGACACGACGCCGTGGCCTTCGACAGAGCCTACGCCGAAGACAAGGTGAACGGCCTGCTCAAGTATCTGGGCAGAGACGGCATCGCCCCCAAGGACGTCATTGCCGACATGCGCGAAGTGATGAGCGCCCCGGACATCGCCCTCATGAAGACGGGGCAGGGCCTCACCCACGGCCTCGACCGCGTGGCCGAAGTGCGCGAGGAATTCGCTCCGCGCATGGGCGCCCGCGACGCCCACGAACTGGCCAAGCTCTTCGAGGCGCAGTCCACCATTCTGCTCACGGATCTCAGCCTCACCGCCGCCCTCACCCGCAAGGAATCGCGCGCGGGCCACTTCCGCGAAGACTTCCCCGAACGGGACAACGCACACTGGCTCAAGTGGATCGAACAGAAAATGGTGGACGGCAGACGCGAACTGCACACCGTGCCCGTGCCCGTCAACGAATATCCCATCAAGCCCTACCGCTACTACATGGACAACTTCACCTGGCCTGAACACCGGCATGCAGGCTAG
- a CDS encoding SLC13 family permease, with product MSTATLAHKRPLSLSYYIHTAVCLIIMFGVGQLPPLAPLTPLGMNLVGIFLGVLYGWIFIEIVWPSLAGLLAMMLIGGMTPVKLLNNSFGHPIVQMMFFIFVFCATINYYGLSKFISLWFITRKCVCGKPWLFTFTFLASMFILGALTSASPAALIGWSILYGVCEVCGYKRGDGYPTMMVFGIVFATQIGQSMIPFKQVALTVFSAYETMSGSGIDYAKYMIIACLICVLCSLFFILMGKYVFKPDMSRLRDLRADDLDSEGALNLNNVQKTILVFLFMLVLLLLAPSFLPADFFLTRFLKAIDNTGVVILLVTIMACIRVDGKPLLNFKVMVDSGVTWGIVLLLAFVQPLTIGMAAPSSGITDFLMGLIMPLFGESSPMTFALIIGFGAMLLTQVMNNGAVGVVLMPVIYSFSQATGMAPEIPLIMVVMCVHFAFLTPAASASAALLHGNEWSNTAVIWKTAPIAIIGAYLSTAVVTMLLGPVLF from the coding sequence ATGAGCACCGCAACTCTCGCGCACAAACGCCCCCTCTCCCTTTCGTACTACATTCACACCGCCGTCTGCCTCATCATCATGTTCGGCGTGGGTCAGCTTCCGCCTCTCGCCCCGCTCACGCCCCTGGGCATGAATCTTGTCGGCATCTTCCTCGGCGTGCTCTACGGATGGATCTTCATCGAAATCGTCTGGCCCAGCCTCGCCGGACTGCTGGCCATGATGCTCATCGGCGGCATGACTCCGGTAAAGCTGCTCAACAACAGCTTCGGCCACCCCATCGTGCAGATGATGTTCTTCATCTTCGTGTTCTGCGCCACCATCAACTACTACGGCCTTTCCAAGTTCATTTCGCTCTGGTTCATCACGAGAAAGTGCGTGTGCGGAAAACCGTGGCTGTTCACCTTCACGTTTCTGGCCTCCATGTTCATTCTCGGCGCGCTCACCAGCGCCTCGCCCGCGGCGCTCATAGGCTGGAGCATCCTGTACGGCGTGTGCGAAGTGTGCGGCTACAAGCGCGGCGACGGATACCCCACCATGATGGTGTTCGGCATCGTGTTCGCCACCCAGATAGGCCAGTCCATGATTCCCTTCAAGCAGGTGGCGCTCACCGTGTTCAGCGCCTATGAAACCATGTCCGGCAGCGGCATAGACTACGCGAAGTACATGATCATTGCCTGCCTCATCTGCGTGCTCTGCTCGCTGTTCTTCATTCTCATGGGCAAGTACGTGTTCAAGCCCGACATGTCCAGGCTGCGCGACCTCAGAGCCGACGACCTGGACAGCGAAGGCGCGCTCAACCTCAACAACGTGCAGAAGACCATTCTCGTCTTTCTGTTCATGCTGGTGCTCCTGCTGCTCGCGCCGAGCTTCCTGCCCGCCGACTTCTTCCTCACCCGCTTCCTCAAGGCCATAGACAACACCGGCGTGGTCATTCTGCTCGTCACCATCATGGCCTGCATCCGCGTAGACGGAAAGCCCCTGCTCAACTTCAAGGTCATGGTCGATTCCGGCGTCACCTGGGGCATCGTGCTGCTGCTCGCCTTCGTGCAGCCGCTCACCATAGGCATGGCCGCGCCGAGCAGCGGCATCACCGACTTCCTCATGGGCCTCATCATGCCGCTCTTCGGCGAAAGCTCTCCCATGACCTTCGCCCTCATCATCGGCTTCGGCGCCATGCTGCTGACGCAGGTCATGAACAACGGCGCCGTGGGCGTGGTGCTCATGCCCGTCATCTACAGCTTCAGCCAGGCCACCGGCATGGCTCCCGAAATTCCGCTCATCATGGTGGTCATGTGCGTGCACTTCGCCTTCCTCACCCCCGCCGCCAGCGCCAGCGCCGCCCTGCTGCACGGCAACGAATGGAGCAACACCGCCGTCATCTGGAAAACCGCGCCCATCGCCATCATAGGGGCCTACCTTTCCACCGCCGTAGTCACCATGCTTCTCGGTCCCGTGCTCTTCTAG
- a CDS encoding P-II family nitrogen regulator has translation MQKENSLKKLQVILRLETVDRVKEALSSIGIGGATLMEVRGFGRQRGHTEIYRSQRMEVDFRSKMMLEIVMEEEKVDDAVKIILEHARTGAVGDGKIFILPVDNVIRIRTGESGKAAL, from the coding sequence ATGCAGAAAGAAAATTCCCTGAAAAAGCTGCAGGTTATTCTTAGACTGGAAACCGTGGACCGCGTGAAGGAAGCCTTGAGCTCCATAGGCATAGGCGGCGCCACGCTCATGGAAGTGCGCGGATTCGGACGTCAGCGCGGCCATACCGAAATTTATCGTTCGCAGCGCATGGAAGTGGACTTCCGCTCCAAAATGATGCTGGAAATCGTGATGGAAGAGGAAAAGGTGGACGACGCCGTCAAGATCATTCTGGAACACGCCCGCACCGGAGCCGTCGGCGACGGCAAGATATTCATTCTGCCCGTGGACAACGTCATACGCATCCGCACGGGCGAGTCGGGCAAGGCGGCGCTGTAG
- a CDS encoding ammonium transporter, giving the protein MNAADTGFVLISAMLVMLMVPALALFYGGLVASRNVLSTTMHSFVLLGVGALVWPIVGYTLAFGPDIHGLIGGFENIMLFGVGKEPLNGGSIPALAFMAFQCMFAALTPALISGAYAERIHFQAMLLFSTLWLLVVYCPMAHWVWGGGWLMQMGALDFAGGAVVHMSSGSAALAAAIVLGKRSTMGRRAGLPHNIPMTVLGAGLLWFGWFGFNAGSALAANGLAANALVTTHLSAGCAILGWLAVERWHTGHFTVLGAASGAVAGLVAITPGAGFVEPWAAIIIGLLGGAVCYGGIFLKRLFNYDDALDVVGIHGVGGVLGALLTGVFACADVNGVDGLLYGNPYQLWVQFVSVIATVGFCFPVSYVLLRLTDMLVGLRVPLDKEVTGLDISEHSESGYQI; this is encoded by the coding sequence ATGAACGCTGCTGATACCGGTTTTGTTCTTATCAGCGCCATGCTGGTCATGCTTATGGTGCCGGCACTCGCTCTGTTCTACGGCGGACTCGTGGCTTCGCGCAACGTGCTTTCCACCACCATGCACAGCTTTGTTCTTCTCGGCGTAGGCGCGCTGGTCTGGCCCATCGTAGGCTACACGCTAGCCTTCGGTCCCGACATTCACGGCCTTATCGGCGGTTTTGAAAACATCATGCTCTTCGGCGTGGGCAAGGAGCCTCTCAACGGTGGCTCCATTCCTGCGCTTGCCTTCATGGCCTTCCAGTGCATGTTCGCCGCGCTCACGCCCGCGCTCATTTCCGGCGCGTACGCCGAACGCATTCACTTTCAGGCCATGCTGCTCTTCTCCACGCTGTGGCTGCTCGTGGTGTACTGCCCCATGGCCCACTGGGTGTGGGGCGGCGGCTGGCTCATGCAGATGGGCGCTCTTGACTTCGCCGGCGGCGCGGTGGTGCACATGAGTTCCGGTTCGGCCGCTCTCGCCGCCGCCATCGTGCTCGGCAAGCGTTCCACCATGGGCCGCAGAGCCGGTCTGCCTCACAACATTCCCATGACCGTGCTCGGAGCGGGGCTGCTCTGGTTCGGCTGGTTCGGCTTCAACGCGGGCAGCGCGCTTGCGGCCAACGGTCTTGCCGCCAACGCTCTGGTCACCACGCATCTTTCCGCCGGCTGCGCCATCCTCGGCTGGCTCGCCGTGGAACGCTGGCACACCGGTCACTTCACCGTGCTCGGCGCGGCTTCCGGCGCGGTGGCGGGCCTTGTGGCCATCACTCCCGGCGCCGGCTTCGTGGAACCCTGGGCGGCCATCATCATCGGTCTGCTCGGCGGCGCGGTCTGCTACGGCGGTATTTTCCTCAAGAGACTTTTCAACTATGATGACGCTCTCGACGTCGTGGGCATTCACGGCGTGGGCGGCGTGCTCGGCGCACTGCTTACGGGTGTGTTCGCCTGTGCCGACGTCAACGGCGTGGACGGACTTCTGTACGGCAATCCGTATCAGCTCTGGGTGCAGTTCGTGTCCGTCATCGCCACGGTGGGCTTCTGCTTCCCGGTCAGCTACGTGCTGCTCAGACTCACCGACATGCTCGTTGGCCTGCGCGTGCCGCTGGACAAGGAAGTGACGGGTCTCGACATTTCGGAACATTCCGAATCCGGCTACCAGATATAA
- a CDS encoding trypsin-like peptidase domain-containing protein, protein MSRITVRSLVFVCLLCLVPVTEGCAAAPAAAPTLTARQQARVTPAVRAVSAVAPAVVNITSTLVERRSPAELTPFDFFFNMPGRDLRSQSIGSGIIIDGSRSLVLTNAHVVNGASAISVRLLDGRTFDADVVGAEPDFDIAVLRLKGAKNLPSVAMGDSTDLMPGESVIAIGNPFGFSHTVTTGVISALDRTIEAEDGVFTDLIQTDAAINPGNSGGPLLNILGELIGVNTAIYDKAQGIGFAIPISKARRVVDEILDQGHVSTPWLALIGQNVDPRTARYLRLPEAEGLLVTEVFDNGPADKAGIRPGDVIMEISGNAVTDRDKYLSLLRNHQPHAPVTLKLWRNGSEKTVTLTMTDFDDGTAASLALRRWGMAVKDGRNGAVVTEVRPNSPAARLGLERGDAVTAVSGRATGSRKAFLDAFRRDFLKRQILLQVLRGGRLYQVRMGI, encoded by the coding sequence ATGAGCAGAATTACCGTTCGTTCTCTTGTATTCGTTTGTCTTCTGTGTCTTGTTCCCGTGACCGAGGGCTGCGCCGCCGCGCCCGCGGCCGCCCCGACCCTGACCGCGCGTCAGCAGGCCCGCGTGACTCCCGCCGTGCGCGCCGTAAGCGCCGTGGCTCCGGCCGTGGTGAACATCACGAGCACGCTGGTGGAGCGCCGCTCTCCCGCGGAGCTCACCCCCTTCGACTTCTTTTTCAACATGCCCGGCCGCGATCTGCGCAGTCAGAGCATCGGTTCCGGCATCATCATCGACGGCAGCCGTTCGCTGGTGCTCACCAACGCCCACGTGGTGAACGGCGCGTCCGCCATTTCGGTGCGCCTTCTCGACGGCCGCACCTTCGACGCCGACGTGGTGGGCGCGGAGCCGGATTTCGACATCGCCGTGCTGCGCCTCAAGGGCGCGAAGAACCTGCCTTCCGTGGCCATGGGCGATTCCACCGATCTCATGCCCGGCGAGAGCGTCATTGCCATCGGCAATCCCTTCGGCTTTTCGCACACGGTGACCACGGGCGTCATTTCCGCCCTCGACCGCACCATTGAAGCCGAAGACGGCGTGTTCACCGATCTCATCCAGACCGACGCCGCCATCAATCCCGGCAACAGCGGCGGTCCGCTTCTGAACATCCTCGGCGAGCTCATCGGCGTGAATACGGCCATCTATGACAAGGCGCAGGGCATCGGCTTCGCCATTCCCATCAGCAAGGCCCGCCGCGTGGTGGACGAAATTCTCGATCAGGGCCATGTGAGCACGCCGTGGCTTGCGCTCATCGGTCAGAACGTGGATCCGCGCACGGCCCGCTACCTGCGCCTGCCCGAAGCCGAAGGTCTGCTCGTCACGGAGGTGTTCGACAACGGCCCGGCGGACAAGGCGGGCATACGACCCGGCGACGTGATCATGGAAATTTCCGGCAACGCCGTGACCGACAGAGACAAATATCTTTCCCTGCTGCGCAACCATCAGCCGCACGCTCCCGTGACGCTGAAGCTGTGGCGCAACGGCTCGGAAAAGACAGTCACCCTGACCATGACGGACTTCGATGACGGCACGGCGGCTTCGCTTGCGCTGCGCCGCTGGGGCATGGCCGTGAAGGACGGCAGAAACGGCGCCGTGGTGACTGAGGTGCGGCCCAATTCTCCCGCGGCTCGTCTCGGACTGGAGAGGGGCGACGCCGTGACGGCTGTTTCCGGCCGGGCGACCGGTTCGCGCAAGGCGTTTCTCGACGCGTTCCGCCGGGATTTCCTCAAGCGGCAGATACTGCTTCAGGTGCTGCGAGGCGGCCGTCTCTATCAGGTGCGCATGGGAATTTAG